tttgtttttttatactgtGGCAGACCAGGTGGTTTGATCAAgatgtttacacagatcagacacaagTGTGACACCTccgtttcaagggtgtttatttaaaCCAAAAAATAAAAAGAGAAGAAACAGGTCTCCTCCAGGAGACCTCTTCCGGGTTACCGCCTTCTGGGCTCCGGGGAATGCTTTCTCCTCTGGGGTAGAACACCGGGCCCCTCGGTTCTAGCAGACTGTGAGGACGTCTATCCAGTAGCAACTTCTCACTACCTCCAACCCTCTCGTGTGCTGCCCTCCTGGCAGCTTTATGTGCCCCGTACggctggtgagcaatcagccccttgattactcactagccccaattagtcctggccggaggacccgtcgagacctggcacgtctaGCAGAAGGAGACACCGCCGCATGATGTAGACTGTCTGtcaccaggcctcgacgagtctccccctggtgtcattattgggtattgtgtgtagattgataaggggaaaaaataatttaatcatttttagaataaggctgtaatgtaacgaaatgtggaaacagtcaaggggtctgaatactttccgaatgcactgtacttttgTATTGTGGTGACTTATAAGATATGCAAAAAAGtatctcccctctacctcctccctctctctctctccctccatctttctcagTACGTGGTTGTCCCTACTCGTCGTTCCACAGCTGAGGCCTTCCAGATCGTTCTCTCTCACCTCCTTGGAGATGCTGGTAGTCCTTATCTCATAGGAGTGGTATGTCTCGTGATATGttattatcacacacacacataaacgcaTACCTACAcatttgatacacacacacacacacacacgtctaaaGAAACAGAGTATGATCCTCATTTACTGTGTAacatctccccccctctccctccatcaggTGTCAGACTCTCTGAAGCAGACTGACTCGTACCTGTGGCAGTTCCGCTCCCTGCAGCTCTCCCTCCTCACCTGCTCTTTCGTGGCAGTGGGGGGCGGGGCTTTCTTCCTGGCCACCGCCCTCTTCATCGAGAAGGACCGTCAATGTGCCGCAAACTACGCACCCTCAGGTGAGAGGCTAAACCTGGAGCTACATTTAAGCGCCCGGCCTCAGATTAGCAACAGGCGACGCTATGACGGCCTAACTATGAATGCATGTGAAGTGGTGAAAGTCACACAATTCAATGAGGAGCCTTATTTTACCAGGAAAGTTGACTGAACACAGTTtaatttacagcaatgacctggggaagagttacaggggatgaatgagccaattggaagctggggatgattaggtggccatgatggtatgggccagattgggaatttagccaggacaccggggttaacacccctactcttacaatcagtgccatgggatctttactgaccacagagagtcaggacacccattttaTGTCCAatccgaaagacagcaccctacacagggcaatgtccccaacactgccctggggcattgggatattttttttagaccagaggaaagagtgcatcctactggccctccaacaccacttcaagcagcatctggtctcccatccagggaccgaccaggaccaaccctgcttaacttcagaggcaagcctgcagtgggatgcagggtggtatgctgctagCCCAACACTGACCTAACACTGTTGCTAACTACGggtatgtgagagagagtgttgagAGACTAACAATAGTTGAGAGCAACCACAGATGAGACCGGTAGAGATGAGTCTACAGACCACAGGTGATGTTAGCAGAGAGAGGCAACAGTTACAAGAAACTGCCAGGTCACATATTTTGCTCATCTTAATAATCAATAGACAATGCTTTAATTGTACTGTCCTGCATTTTCTTTCCCCGACAGATGATGAACCAATTGTTGTACCCAAGAGCGGCAGGTCCACGAGGGTGCCAGTGTCCAGCGTTTTGATTTGAGGAGATAAACGGGACGTTGGAGGCTCCTGTGGAAGATGCTGCACCCTGATTGGTCCCTGTTTCAGTGACCAATCGCGCAGCAGTGTTTTTACAACTATGGTCTTTGATTGGACAATGCCCTATACAGAgacttttatttattatttgtaaCATTTTAGATGACATGTTTTTTAATACCTTTATCGTCTGAGGAACATGGCAGAGTCAGACCTGCCAAACCTTCCGCTCatcatttcctggtgtttttgTAGTCACCAACCAGATATTCCACTTCTGATTGGTTTCACATGGCAACATGAGACATAGTGGCTTATGAGAAATGTATGCAGAGTAGTAAACAGGAAGTCAAAGAGCCACATCAGTGGAAGCCTAACCTGTGTTGCTGGAAGAGGTGACCGGATAAAACAAAGgacaagagggaatttcagaggagaAGCAGCTACTTTACCTGAGTGAGAGAAGGAAGCAGAAATGCCTTTTTGCATTCCAATGCATGCACCCCCATTAAATCTCCTGTTGCAGATAGGGTGTCACTCTTAGACAGACACTCATCCGTTACTCCACAGGGACCATATGTCGACGGTGGAGCCCTCTGTGGAAAACCGGCAGGATATTTTTCACCCCAGTGCTCTGATTGCGCTGTAACCACTACATCCCATCTACTGCTGCTGTACTTTTTTTGCTTGGGTCTGAAACACAGAGCTCTGATTTGTCCACGGAACAACTACGGCCGGCCCATTTCAAAGCCATTCCAACCAGTGCCGTCGTCCTCCCGTCATCAAACTAAGACTAAATATGATGCTTGTCCGTTCAGTGTAACCACATACTACATACAGTATCAGACCGATAAAGGGAGTTGGCAGGTACAGGCCCGTGGTACCCACATTGGACTCCAAACCCACCGATCGGTTGTGGGATGTTGCATTTTTAACAGATTAAGCCTAATCATGCTTGTTCTGTTTTTAGACCCGTTtggtatattataataataacacTAGATTTTTCCCACGGCTCCCTAGAAAATGGTGGCGGGACAAATGTCTGTTCCAGACAGGTCCAGAAGATAATCTATGGTTTTTAAGActattttattgtttttattagttttaCTGGTGTTTTTATGGAATGTTCCTGGCGGTCAGGTGTACTTTGGGTTTTTGTGACCTCATATAGAGGCACTGATGTCACGATGACCAGGAAATCAAATCAGGCCTATTACAGAGTGTACATTTCTTAATTGTCTGAGGAAAATGTATATCCCTTTTTTAATGAAGGCGATTGTtacattctttaaaaaatatatattggttATTTTGGAAAGAGAAACCTTaaaataattagttaaagttgctAGTTTCTAATCTGAATTTGATGTAACCTTTCTTTGAAACATTAAACGATGAGAATGGACCGTTGTTGAGATGACTCATGGAATGATTTCTCTATGTATCTGTGCAGATGTCACTTAGTGCTTTGCAGATGCAGAGGTGATAAATGTGTCTTTGAAGCTTGGATCCTGTAAGCCCATAGCCAGGTTTTCATGGAGGGTTGTAGACTATGCTGCACAAATACACCAAGTGCAGCTGTAACCTCTCTCATTCAACCTTTCTAtacctttccccctctcctctcattcctatgacatctccctctcctctgcccctctctcaTTCAGGAATTCCTCCTCTACCCTTATTTTTTTCAGTTGTCTACatagtctgtctctcctcttttgatggagagagagaggagctcacGGCTTCCTTCCGTTGGTGTGGTTTCCTGTTTGTAGGTGGGAGGGTGAGCGAGAAAGCAGGTCGCTTGAGCAACGTTCACACAATATTCAATCTTAACGCTGCTGCGAGACGGTGGATGTGTGCGCCCACATGAGTGTGTATGTCCAGAGCAGTTTGACATTTGTGTTCTTCTGAGAACTAGCATCTTCTCAGATGCTCAGGCAGTTAAACCAGGATGGTAACACTCAATGCAACACCGGATCCAACGCTACCACAGAGGCACATGTGTGGGTGCCATGCCATGCCAACCAGCTTTTCTGATGGCGGTCTGCTTGAGGAGCATCTACAGTAGCGAAAACATTTATCCTAAAATGATTGTCTGGAGACAATAATAATGAGTACACTGATGAAtatggggaacacacacacagagctacagtgagggggaaaaagtatttgatcccctgctgattttgtacgtttgcccactgacaaataatgtaaatgtaaatgatcagtctataattttaatggtaggtttatttgaacagtgagagacagaataacaacaaaataatcctgaaaaacgcatgtcaaaaatgttataaattgatttgcattttaatgagggaaataagtatttgacccctctgcaaaacatgacttagtacttggtggcaagacccttgttggcaatcagaggtcagacgtttcttgtagttggccaccaagtttgcacacatctcaggagggattttgtcccactcctctttgcagatcttttccaagtcattaaggtttcgaggctgacgtttggcaactcgaaccttcagctccctccacagattttctatgggattaaggtctggagactggctaggccactccaggaccttaatgtgcttcttcttgagacactcctttgttgccttggccgtgtgttttgggtcattgtcatgctggaatacccatccacgacccattttcaatgccctggctgagggaaggaggttctcacccaagatttgatggtacatggccctgtccatcgtccctttgatgcggtgaagttgtcctgtccccttagcagaaaaacacccccaaaacataatgtttccacctccatgtttgacggtggggatggtgttcttggggtcataggcagcattcctcgtcctccaaacacggcgagttgagttgatgccaaagagctccattttggtctcatctgaccacaacactttcacccagttctcctctgaatcattcagatgttaattggcaaacttcagacgtgtatatgaccccaagaacaccatccccaccgtcaaacatggaggtggaaacattatgctttgggggaccttgcgggcgctgcaggatttcagtccttcacggcgttgtttgttaccaattgttttcttggtgactatggtcccagctgccttgagatcattgacaagatcctcccgtgtagttctgggctgattcctcaccgttctcatgatcattgcaactccacgaggtgagatcttgcatggagccccaggccgagggagattgacagttattttgtgtttcttccatttgcgaataatcgcaccaactgttgtcaccttctcaccaagctgcttggcgatggtcttgtagcccattccagccttgtgtaggtctacaatctggtccctgacatccttggagagctctttggtcttggccatggtggagagtttggaatctgattgcttctgtggacaggtgtcttttatacaggtaacaaactgagattaggagcactccctttaagagtgtgctcctaatctcagctcgttacctgtataaaagacacctgggagccagaaatttttctgattgagagggggtcaaatacttatttccctcattaaaatgcaaatcaattcataacatttttgacatgcgtttttctggatgtttttgttgttattctgtctctcactgttcaaataaacctaccattaaaatgatagtctgataatttctttgtcagtgggcaaacgtacaaaatcagcaggggatcaaatacttttttccctcactgtataagaggCACCTGTCGTGATTTGCCATTCCATGTCTGTGTCGTgtactatctatctaactgacatTTCTGAGTTGATTTTCAGATTCTACTTCCCTGACTAAAAAATAAAGCATTATTACTAACAGCTCAATTAGCAGCTCAGTTGACGATTACTGATTATTGACACGCATGGACCAAATGATAGCCAAGGgtctgactatttgcactgcccccccaccccatcctttttacgctgctgctactctaagtatttatgcatagtcactttaactctacccacatgtacatattacctcaactacctcaactagccggtgcccccgcacattgactctgcaacggtacccccctgtatatatagcctccctactgtcacattattttacttctgctcttttttttctcaacacttttttttgttgttgttttatttttacttttttgtttaaaataaatgcactgttggttaagggctgtaagtaagcatttcactgtaatgtctgcacctgttgtattcggcgcatgtgaccaatacgatttgatttgatttgatttgaatgttgGCCACTTCTTATGCTGTTCCCACTGTTCCCTCTACAGCATAAACACTGGTCCAAATACAGACCCTTGGGGTACCCCGGCGTAGGATTTTGATTTAGAACACTAGGATGGTACATACATCTTTTGAACCAAGAACTGAATACTTGTCATTCCCTGTATTTTAATGTGTGTTTCAGGTCTCTCCGAgagaggtagtgagagagagaagtgggcGATAAGATCAGAGGTACGGTGGTGGGGAGAGGTGATCTGAAACAACATTGTGAAGAACGATAGAAGAAAGGCACATTGGGGGAGGCTGAGGTGACAGCGGGGTAGGAGAGTTGATGAGAAGAGTGAGTGAGaaaaggaaggaggaggagactgaacaGGTCGTACAGACAGAAGGGTGCATCGAGGAAGGCACCTATGTCACGCTGCTATAGTCAAGATTCCTTACAGTTCACTGAAAGAGAGGAAAACCCAGAGTGGACAAAAAGAACAGATAGTTTTAAATAGAGTTGCATGTggtaggatagggatttgagcaACAGACAGGTATGGTATACTGTAGATCagatgcatccaaaatggcacatCTCACAGTATAGCTGACGACTGAGCTGGTCTGGGGATTGGATTGCGGTCAACTCGGCCTGAACTCAACCTCCGGTTTAGAACCAATCTCATTGACCACCTGGCAGATCATCAGCGACCTACGACTTAACGCTCTGTTGGGAATCTACACAACACGTGCCAGGTATGAAAACTCCCTCCACTGATTGACTTCTACTTTATGCCTAGTTTCTTAACCTCTAGGTTAGTAGAGAATAAGCTAGAAGTGAAGAAGTAACTTGTTGATGTATTCAcctgggttggggtcaattctatttcaattcagaaagtaaaccaaattccaattccaaatttTCCCCagtgaaaagcattgaagagtaTTGGAATTTCAATGTATTTCCTGAATTTACTGGAATTGACCCCATCCCTGGTACTCACAACAGTGTTGATTAACCCAACATTATTTTAGCATGTAGACATGATCACAATGTTGTAGATATAAATTACTTTGACTGAATCTGAATGTTCTTCAACATCATGGCCACCTGCACAGGGCCTAGGTTTTCTGAAGGCCTCAGGTCCAGCAGCGCTGTACTATACCACCTAACTGGGTCTAAGCTAGCCTTTCAGATCAGCCGTCCCTCGCTCTACTAAGATCTAGATCTAGATCAGTCTGAGTTTGGCAGAAAAGTCACCCTCCTTGTGGCTTTCTCCGGGAGGAGTGTCGCGACACAAAATGGCCACCATTTGTCACAATTATGGGCCCTTTTGAGTTCAACTCACTACCTATTAAAAGGTTTGGAGGGAGAAAGGTTCTGCAAATGAGTAAATGCCAGCCGTATGGTACCACACTGTAGTGTCATTGTAGTCGTGTGTCTGTTCTTGAGGTAGTCTTATTTTGTGTGGAGTTTATGCTTTATGTGTCACGGTACTGTAGATATTATGTAAAATACAGAAAGGTGTGTGATTACATAATTTATATACAGTTTGTGAAGAGTGTGCTGGTTATTTGAAAATACAGGAAATCCGTTTCCTGTCATTAGAGAGCTGAACTCAACCACAGAGTTATAGAGTTAGCAAGAAAGTTAGAGAGAGACAGCATGTGTGAAATGGAGAATCCAAAATCACAAGGAAGGAAAATGACATGATGAGGATTTAACACTGACAACCACATTCCTATTCAgaggagataaaaaaaaaaacgtatattACAACATTAGGGGCCATTTTTTAGTCTTGGACTACAAATCACTTTCAATTGAGAATCTCCATTTAACTTGCTTCTTAGTCCAAGACTAGTCTTAATCTGGGTCAGAGAAGACAGCATAATACTGCTTTAATAGTGTCATGTCAAAAGTGTAACCTGACTGGatgagtttgtgtgtgttgtgttcttcCTGCAGACAGTGATGGAGGTGTCTGTGCAGCTGTATGTGTCGCTGTTGAGTGGAGCGGTCCTCCTGTCACTCATCCTGTTGACTGGCCTGTGTCTCAGCTGCAGAAGACACAACCTCCCTAGTAATACCAATGCTTTGTTACTATACCCCTGATGGAATCAATAAAGTTGTATTTAATTAAAACGGGCTCTATGTATGTAAAAGTTCATGCTGTAAATGAGAAAGTGTTCTTCTCAGTCAGCTTaactggtaaaataagggttaaatgtAAATAATTAGAAATAATAAAACGCATTTACAGAACATTTTTTTACCCCTCAGCGTCCATTCAGCAGCGTTACAGTGAGGATTACACTCAACAGTAAGCACTTTTTGATAAAACAACTATTCAGTGCCTATTCATAAAAATTAAACAAAATATTCAAACGTTTTCTGTGGCACTTGTAATATATGTCCGGTGCACTGTGTAAGTGTCCCCGACAAAAAGTGGGCCTGAATGTTTGCACAAATCTCCAGTTGATATCAGTGCATGTACAGTGTTGAGTCAGGTTACGATTCAAACCTCTACCAACGCTCTGGTTTCTTCTCCACTCAGCACCCCAGGATTCGGGTTGGCCCACCCAccatgtgagtatgtgtgtgatgGCTAAAGTTCTACCCAAATCTTTTCATGATACttctttagaaaaatgtatgatgatgatgatgactatgACGAACCTTCCTCCTCAGACAACCCCTCTGCTGCCACAAGCTGGGGCGCTCCCCCTTCCAGCCTCCTTTCACCCATGTGagttactacacacacacaaacaaacgcacgcacgcacacacatacacagaaaatGACTCATATTACCCGTCAAGCGAAATGTACCCGTCTTTCTATTCCACAGTTCACCACAGATCGGTGTGAGACCGAACTCTGTCACCCCAATTGAAAATGGTGAGATGTCTCTTCCTGTCTATTTTCTCCACTTTGGTTTCTTTCTTCCACCACCATCTCCATAACGTCACAGTTCAGTTCCTTCTTAATAGTTAGCTTTGTTCTTGCAGAGAGTAATGACGGCTATGAGACTCCAGGAGAAGGTAATGTGAACGCTATTATCCTACCATGTTCAATAACACTGATCCCCTCAAACTTTTGTGTACAGTAACTGCTGAAGAAGTTTAGAAAAATGGCACATTGCTCCTTAGgtgaaaaaatgttttattgtcacatacaccagatatgTGCAGTGAACTgtattgttttacagggtcagccatatgACGCCCCTGGAgccagggttaagtgccttgctcaagggcacattgacaaaGTTTTCACTTTGTTGACTTGGGtgtttgaaccagcaaccttttgattactggcccaatgctctaaccgctaggctactgtaCCTGCCTTTTTTTGCACCTACTCAGACAATTGGACATTAAACCATTCATATACTCTGACGTGATTGAttgacagctgtgtgtgtgtccgtgtgtctctGCGGATGTGCTATCTCTGTTCTATAGAGTATGTCAACGTGGACGACTATGAACCAGGATCAGGCTACCTGTGAGTGTTCATTTAATTTAGACAAAATACACTGAGTATCCCaatcattaggaacaccttcctaatattgagttgcacccccccccccctttccctcAGAAGAGCCTCAATTCGTAggggcatggactttacaaggtgttgaaagcgttccacagggatgctggcccatgttgactccaatgctgcacacagttgtgtcaagttggctggatgtcctttgggtgggggacctttcttgatacacatgagaaactgttgagcgtgataaacccagcagcattgtagttcttgacacaaacatgtgtgcctggcacctactaccataccccgttcaaaggcacttaaatatttgtcttgcccattcaccctctgaatggcacacatacataatccatgtctcaattgtctcgaggcttaaaaatccttaattaacatgtctcctccccttcatctacactgattgaattggatttaacaagtgacatcagtaaaggatcatagcttttacctggattcacttggtcagtctatgtcatggaaagagcaggtgttcataatgttttgtatccTCAGTGTCTACTGTATGTCAGTGCCTGACTGTGAATGTTACACTTTGCTTTTCCAGGGTTTTCTGGGGGGAAAAAGTGGcaattgttactgagtggactgtcTTGGCTAAATTAAATGACTGTTAATTCTGTGGCTATAGAGTACTGGGGTGTCTCGGGTtttgtgtaacctctctctcgtTCCTCCATATAGAATAGTGTTACCATCAGATCCGACTGGGTCTCTGCGTCATTCCAATCAATGTCTCATCTCCAAAAGCTCCCAAGTTACAGGTAGGTAATGTGGGGTGGAGAGGTGACTCATTACTTTAGCCCTCTTCGGACAGGATACATTTTAATGGGGGAGCTCaggtaatgtaattatgtgcacgaGCACAAATCACCACATCCGTAATTTGGTAAAACTGGTTAAACTAATCCCGTCCAAATTGTCCACTGGAAAAACTGACATTCTCtggtaataattacataaccaacgttCTATAGTAATACTAGTCCTGTGCGAATAGGGCTTTTGTGACATATTGTGgttgaattatttatttattttttgtgataTCCACATGGCAGTAAGCCCTATTCGGAGGGGATACATTTTACTGGGGGAGCTCaggtaatgtaattatgtgcacgaGCACAAATCACCACATCTGTAATTTTAGTCCTGTCCGAATCTGCCATGTCAGTAATTGTTACTTGGCAGGAAGGTTATTATCCCAGCCCTAAAAACCTActgttttttggcaaactcccagttcatccctgtgttttgagggaTCTTACAGAGTTTAACAGATGCTGCACCCAGTTTGGGTAAGAACTTGGGAACAAATTGATGCTTAAAACAAAGTGCTATGCACGTAGCCTacagctgaatgaactgttttgtcACATATCAACTTTCCTAGAGCCATACTTCTCTTTTAAAAGATGAAGTGGACAATATTGTGCCAATGAATTGATAAATTGCCAAGTACGTCAGGTAATTAAATGTCTGCATAGGTTACAGTTCATGGTTCTTAAagattatgtactttttactccatacattttccctgacacccaaaagtactcgttacattttgaatgcttagcataaaataaaactaaaatggtgctgtctggtttgcttaatataaggaatttggaataatgtatacttttacttttgtacttaagtatatttgagcaattacatttactttt
This window of the Coregonus clupeaformis isolate EN_2021a chromosome 10, ASM2061545v1, whole genome shotgun sequence genome carries:
- the lat gene encoding linker for activation of T-cells family member 1 is translated as MEVSVQLYVSLLSGAVLLSLILLTGLCLSCRRHNLPTSIQQRYSEDYTQHTPGFGLAHPPYNPSAATSWGAPPSSLLSPISPQIGVRPNSVTPIENESNDGYETPGEEYVNVDDYEPGSGYLIVLPSDPTGSLRHSNQCLISKSSQVTENSSADGNRNGNVEKSDDSDEGSNDYVNTKENSGAEDNMNTDRNGNVEKSDDSDEGSNDYVNTKENSSADGNMNGNVGKSDDSDEDDNDYVNTKDL